TCGAGACGGGATGAAGACCAAAGGGATCGGCCTCGCCCTCCTCGCCACCTTCGCGCTCCTCGCCTCGGCGGGCTGCGTGCCGGTGGAGAAGCTCCGCAAGCGCGCCGCCTTCGACATCTCCTGTCCCGAGGAGAAGCTGGAGGTCGTGGATCTCGGGGGCACGACCCGGGGGGTCACGGGCTGCGAGAAGAAGGCGACCTACCTCTGGATCTGCGGGGGCGGTCAGCCCTGCAACTGGGTCATGAACACCGACGCCGGCGCGGCCGGCGAGAAGGAGAGCGAGTGATGGCGGTGCGACAGAAGAAGGCCGAGCGGGATGTCGAGAAGCGCTACCCGGCCAGGCAGTTCGTGGCCAAGCTCCGGCGCCTGGCGGACGCCATCGAGGCCGGCGAGGCCTTTCGCATCCAGGTGGGCGGCGAGCGGGTGACCGTGCCGGCCACCGCCACCGTCAGCGTCGAGCACGAGCGCGAGGGTGGCGAGGAGGAGCTCGAGCTGCAGTTCCGCTGGTGAGCGGCCCGGCGGCCGCCTCAGGCGGCCGCCTCGTCCTTCTTGGCGAAGGGATCGTAGTCCTTGGGCCGGTGGTTCACCGGCCCGCTGTGGATCACGTTCGCGCGCAGGCGCTGGCCGATGATCTCCTCGGCGCGCAGGCCGTTGTCGATCATCTTCCGGATGTCGACGCCGGTGCTCACGCCGCACTCCTCGAGGAGGCAGATCAGGTCCTCGGAGCAGGTGTTGCCGGTGAAGCCGAACTGGTACTTGTTCGCCCCCGTCGCCGGCTGGCCGCCGATGGCCCCCAGGGAGGTGTCGACGTAGCGCAGGCCCAGCTCGAGGGCCGCGAAGGTGTTGATGATCCCGTTGCCCCGGGTGTCGTGGAAGTGCGCGATGAACTCGGTCCCGGGGAAGGTGGTGAGGAGCTCGCCGATCCGCTCGCGCACCTGCAGGGGGTTCGCGGCGCCGGTGGTGTCGCCCAGCATGATGGTGTGGGCGCCCTCCTCGACGTAGAAGCGGGTGACCTTGATGACCTCGGACATCGGCACGTCGCCGGCGATGGCGCAGCCGTAGACCGTGCCGGGGCAGCCGATGACCCGCACGCCCAGGTCGTGGGCCCGCTTCATCACGGCGGCGTGGGCCTGGAAGGCCTCCTCGTGCTTCATCCGGAAGTTGACCGTGTTGTGGGCCTCGCTGGCCGAGATCATCAGGATGATCTCGTCGGCGCCGTAGCCCTCCTTCACGCAGGTCTCGAAGCGCTCGAAGCCCTTGGCGTTGGGCATGAGCACCACGTAGGTGACGTCGTCGACGCGCTTGATGCGCTTGAGCACCTCGACGCTGTCGGCGAACTGCGGCAGGAGCTTCGGGTGCGAGAAGGAGGTGACCTCGAGCTTCTTCACGCCGGAGTCGATGATCCGGTCGATCATCTCGACCTTGTCATCGGTGGAAATCACCTTGGGGATGGACTGGAGCCCGTCGCGGGCCCAGCACTCACAAAGGATCACGGAGTCGGGAAGTGCCATGACCCGCTCATCGCTGGCCGACCTGCGATCTGTCAAGGCACAGCCGGACGCGCGGGCGATTGGTTAGACCGATCCGCTGACTCGACCTATCCTCGACCCCGAGATGGGAGAGCACGAGCCACTGCGGGAGGACCAGGCGAACTGGCGCCACACCCTCCACGAGGTGATCTTCGAGGCCGACACCCCGGCGGGGAAGGCCTTCGACCTGGTCCTGCTCCTGCTCATCGT
This genomic stretch from Deltaproteobacteria bacterium harbors:
- a CDS encoding hydroxymethylglutaryl-CoA lyase; the protein is MALPDSVILCECWARDGLQSIPKVISTDDKVEMIDRIIDSGVKKLEVTSFSHPKLLPQFADSVEVLKRIKRVDDVTYVVLMPNAKGFERFETCVKEGYGADEIILMISASEAHNTVNFRMKHEEAFQAHAAVMKRAHDLGVRVIGCPGTVYGCAIAGDVPMSEVIKVTRFYVEEGAHTIMLGDTTGAANPLQVRERIGELLTTFPGTEFIAHFHDTRGNGIINTFAALELGLRYVDTSLGAIGGQPATGANKYQFGFTGNTCSEDLICLLEECGVSTGVDIRKMIDNGLRAEEIIGQRLRANVIHSGPVNHRPKDYDPFAKKDEAAA
- a CDS encoding amphi-Trp domain-containing protein, producing the protein MAVRQKKAERDVEKRYPARQFVAKLRRLADAIEAGEAFRIQVGGERVTVPATATVSVEHEREGGEEELELQFRW